The following DNA comes from Ardenticatenales bacterium.
GATCCGCAGCGTGTTGAACGGGCGGGAGCGGCGCGAAGTGCAAACGGCGTTGCAAGTGCTGGGTGACAGCGTCGCCCGATTGCAAAAGGCGGAGTCTGGCCTCAGCCCAGAGGAAAAAGAGCTGGCCGCCTTCTACCTGGAGCGCGTAGACGACTTGCAAGCGTTCTTCCAGTTTGCCAATATGGCCCTGGAAACGATTCTTGGCTCCGGCGAATCCCTCGATTTCGACGCCGTCACCAAAATCGAAATCGGCTGAGGGTTCGTGCAAAACCAACGTTGGGTTATCCGGTAAGCAAGAACGAACCCTTCCGGTGGGCAATGCTCAAGTTGGCATGATAAGGCGCCGGGGGGCGGCGCGCAATCCTATTGCGCCAGACAAACGGTATCTTTTTCGCGGCGTTTTATCTTTATGCTGCCGGCATAAAGGGCGAGACAGGCGGGTGACAGTGTGTCGGTCGCTATCAAGATGACGCCCTGCCGGTCCCGCCTCTCCCGTCAGATGCTAGTACCTCAACAATGTGATTTTGAGGAGTTCGCATCCTCACCCCTCATTTTTAGGTTGTCGAGGTACTAGAATGCGAATTATCGGCGTCTGGGGCAAACAGGCGTCTCATGTGTGTCAACGTCATAACGGTGTCCCGTATGGCGTTGATGTTGACCACGGAGCCATGCCCCTCGTCCCGCGTGATCACCATTTCCACGGGCAGCCCGCGCGTTTTGGCCTCTTCGGCGAAGCGGATGACCGGCTCAATGGCGCAGCGGGAGTCGTTTTCGCCATGTAGAATGAGCAGTGGCGCTTTGAGTTGCGCCAGGTAGGTGATGGGGGAGCGTTCGCGGTACAGGTCCGGTTTTTCCGTGGGGCTGCCGCCGAAGAAGAATTCATCGTAGAAGCGAAAACCGGCGTCCAACAGATAATAGTCGTCCACCCAATCCGCCACGGGCACGATGCCGACGCCGCCGGCCCACTCGTCCGGCTGCGTGGTGAGGGCAAAAAGGGTGAGGAAGCCGCCATAGGAGCCGCCCGTAATCGCCGGTTTCTCGCCGCTGCCTAGCGCCTGCGCTGCATAGCGCGCCCCAAAGAGGACGTCCTGCATATCCCCTCCGCCCAGGTCGCCGATGTTCAACTCTTCAAACGTCGTGCCAAAGGAGGTGCTGCCGCGAAAATTGGGGGCGAAAACGTGGAAGCCGGCCAGCGCCAGCGCCTGGATTTGCGCCCGCCACATGTCGGAAGTGACGGAGGTGGGGCCGCCGTGGCAGTAGACGACCAATGGCGCATCCGCCTGCGCGTTACGCAGCAGCCAGCCCTGCACTTGCCGCCCATCGAAGGAGGTGAACCAGTGATTTTCCACGGGCACGTAGGAGCCCGCCTGCGTGACGGTGATCACGTCCTCCGCCGACCCGCGGCGATAGCGGCTGATGGTGTTGGGCTGGTCCAGGCGGCTGCCCGCCCAGACGGGGCCATCCTGGGTGACGGTGACTGCCCAGGCGGAGGTGGTTCCCAGCGGTTCTGACCAGACGCCGTCGCGCCAGGAAAGCTGGCGCGGTTGCAGGCGCGCATGGTGGCCAACGATGGCGACGATGGTTTCGGCGTCCAACCAGTGCATGTCTTCCACGTTGCCGGGAACGGGAATGCGTTGAAGTTCCGCGCCGTGGGCCAGGTCGCGGATGATAATTTGTTCCTGGTCTTTGTTGACGGTGGTGGTGTAGGCGAGTTGGCCGGCGCGGATGGTTACCTGGGCCTCGCGGGAGGCATCGCTTTCGCTGTGCCAGCGCGTGAGCTGCCCCGCGGCGACATCCAGGATGCCCACATCGAAGTTGGTTTTGTCCGCGCCGCGCCCGACGGAGAGCGCCGCCAGGCCCAGATCGGGGTCATAGTCAATAGAGAGGAGCCAGCGGCTACTGGTAAAAAGGGTGCGCATGTCGCCGTTCGTCTGCAGAATGCGCACGTATTGCTCCTCGTCATCACCGCCGGCGACCAGCCAGCTATCATCGGTGAGCCAGGCCAGCCAGCCAACGCGGCCAATGGGGGCGGGGGTGATCTGTTGTCGCTCGCCGCTCTCGTAGTCCAGGCGGAAGATGTTGTATTTTTCGCTGCCGCCTTCATCTTGGGCAAAGATGACCCAGGGCTGTGTGGGGTGGAGGACGGCCTCGCCATAAACGGACTCATTGCCGGGCGTGAGAAGCCGAGACTCGCCGGCGTGCCAGTGGTATAGCAAAGGCACGCCGGTTTCGTTATTACGATAGAGGAAATCGGCGCGTTCGCGTCGGCCGGAGACGCCAAACAATCGGGGGATGGCGTAGAGGTCACGGACCATCGGGTAGTCGGGGTTGTTTTCGATGTTCATGGATTTTTCCTTCGAAAATAATCTTCCCGGAAGCTCATTCACGGATGATAGCCTGGGTAACAGCTTCCGGGAAGATGTTCTCATTGCTGGTGGCGCGCCGCGGCGCTCATTCGAGGCGGGTGGGAAGGTCGCTGATCAGGTGGAAGTGGAGTTGGGGGATGTGCTGGTTGGGGCCGCCGTTGACGATGAGGCGATACCCGTGTTGTTGCAGGTCGAATTGGGCGATGAGGCTTTGCACGACGGCGAATAAATCGGCGGTGAAGTCGGCGTCGGCGGGTGTGAGGGCGGCGAGGTTGGGGATGGTCCGCTTGGGGACGAGCAGGATGTGCAGTGGGTAATTCGGTTGGGGATGGTGGAAGGCGAGCAGCGTTTCCGTTTCCCGCAGTCGTTTGAGGGGCAAGAGGTTGCTCATGTGGGCAAAAATCCAGCCAATGAAGCGGCGAGCGATGGCGGCGCGTGCCAGGGTGAGCATGTGGGTGGTGAGGAGGCGGGCGCGCCACGCATACCGCGCGGCGCGCCCGCGTTTTCGTCTGATTTGGGCCTTATCCCAGGAGTTTGAGGGCCAGGTTGAGGGTGTGCCAGTAGATGCGGTAGAGGGGCGTAGGCCATTTGCTGGTGGGCATGAGGGGCGGGAATTTGCTGGCTCCGGGTTGGTCGAAGGTGTTGCCTTTGCCGGAAACGTCCCAGAGGATGTCGGCGCCGGGGATGCCCAGGTCGGCGACCATTTTGTCGGGTTTGGCGCCGTTGTTTTCCAGGATGTTGTCGTGAATCCAGTTGTCTTCGGGAATGGGGCCAACGTCTACGGTGGCGGGGTCAAAGGCGATGGTGAGGTTGAAGACGGCGATGCCGGCACTATTGTTCCCCTGCACCGTATTTTCGAAAATCTCCGCCTGGTTTGTGCCCAGAAGGACAATGCCCGCCCCTTCGGGCACGAGCGCGGCGGTGATTTCCGGCGGGGCGAAGTTGACGTGGTTGTTGTTCTCCACCAGGTTGTCGTACACTTTTGTGTTCAGAGAGACTTTAGAGGGGAGGTTGGGGAGCAGGTCCACGAAGATGCCGGTGGCGTTGTCGTAGGTGTGGTTGCCGTAGATTTCGGCGGTGTCGGTGTTTTCGACCTCGATGCCCAGGACGTTGCCATAGGCGACATTGTTACGGACGACGACTTGCGCGCATTTGCCGGCATAAATGCCGGCATCATGCATCCCCACCGCCGTCGAATCCTCCACCAACACATTCGTGCTGCGCGTCGGATAAATCCCATACGTCCCCGTATCCTCCACATACAGATGATGCAAATGCACCCCCGTCGCGCCCTCCACCAGCACGCCATTACTCTTGTAATGTCGCACCACGAAATTCGCCATTTCAAAATTGTTGCCTGAGGCAATCACGCCATCCGCCATCTCCCCCAGGCCATCCAGTACCGGCCAATCCCCGGCCGCGTTCGCCTCGCCCAACAGCGTAAAATCGCTCAGGTCCACCACCACGCGCTCGTGGTAGACACCATACGGAACCAGCACCGTATCTCCCGGACGGGCGCGGTCCACGGCGGCCTGGATTGGCTCGCCCGTTTCCACGCGGATCGTCATCGGCGCGCGCGCCGGTTGCAAACGTTCGCCGGCGGCGTTGACCGCGTTCGCCGCCGCGACTTCCGCCCGCGCCGGATTGTCCACGGGCTGCACCACGGGCAGCCCGGAGGGGACGGCGGCGGGGATTTCGGGGCGGGTTTGTTCGTCCGTGAGTGCGTAGAGGAAGGCGATCAGGTCCGCCTTCTCCTGGTCCGTGAGGTCAAAGCCGAGGATGAACTGGTCCACGTTGCTCATACCGTGTGCCCGCCCACCGCCGTCGGCATAAAAATCGACGACTTCCTCCAGCGAGGCCAGGGAGCCGTCGTGCATGTAGGGGGCGGTGAGGGCCACGTTGCGCAGGGAGGGGACTTTGAACGCGCCCGCGGGGGCATCGGCAGCCACGCCTGTGCGCCCCGGATCGTCGCTGGGGACGCCAATGACGCGGAAGGTGTCGTTGGTGAAGGTGGGCGCGGAGTGGCATTCAAAGCAGCGGGTGGCGGCGGAGCGGAACAGGTTGAGGCCGCGGCGTTGCTGTTGAGTGAGGGAGTCAAAATTGCCGGCAGCGTACTGGTCAAATGGACTGTTGTTGCTTACCAGCGTGCGCTCGAAAGCGGCAATGGCCTGGGTGGCGTGCGCCAGCGTTACCGCCGCCTCGCCGCCGCCAAAAGCAGCGTTAAACATCGTTACATATTCGGGAATCGCCTGTAATTGCGCTTCCATATCCACCGGATCGCTGCCCATCTCATCCACATGCGTCACCGCCGTCTGTACCTGATCCTCCAACGACGCGGCGCGCCCGTCCCAAAACAGCGACTTCTGGTACACGACGTTCCACAGGCCGGGCGCATTGCGCGGCATCATCTTGCCGCTGGCCCCGGTTGGCCGCGCCTGCCCGTCGCTAAAGGCCAGATCGGGGTGGTGGCAGGTGGCGCAGGCGATGTCGTCGTTGACGGAGAGGATGGGATCAAAGAACAGCAGGCGACCCAATGCGACTTTTTCCGGGGTTGTGGCATTGTCGGCGGGGGTGTTTTCCGGCGGCCAGGCGCGTTGCAGGCCGCTGTAGGAGGGTTCCACGCTGCTGGCGCCCGCGCCGTAGTCGGCGGGGGCGACGACGGGGTCGGCGGGGATGGGTGTGAAGGCGGCGATGAGCATCAGTAGCACCACGATGCCCACTAGCAGAAGTAAAATGCGCGAAATCCATTTGAGAAGGGTTGACATGGGGGCCTCCTGGGTCAGTGGTGAATGGAGAAGTATGATGTATGATGTATGATGTATGGTTATGTTAACTATTTTAGGGTGAGCAGGAAGGTGACGACGGCGTCTAGTTCTTCGCTGGTGAGTTTTTTGCCCAGGTCTGCCGGCATTGCGTTGGGAAAACCGGCCACAAGATACGCATCTGGTCGCAAAATGGATATTTCGATGTACTGTTTGGCCGTCAGGTTGGCGTCGCGCGTGCCGGCGCGTTCGGCCACGCCTGCCAGTGAAGGACCGACGATGATGGTGTCCGGCGCGGTTGCGTGGCAGGTGGCGCAATGAAGATTGAAGACCGTTTCACCGTGGACCACGATGGGATCGCGTGTGGGGGTGGGAGTGGGCTGCGCCGCCGCGCCGCCGCAGGCTGCCAGGAAGAGTGTGAGGAGGCAGAACCAGCCGCGCATCAGCGAAGCGTGTCGGGGAGCAGGGGACATAGGCGATTGGGTGGGGAATGGGGGTAAATGCCGGCATTCCGGCGCAGCGCCCATAGTGACAGAAGAAACGCGCCCCTACGGGCCAAACCGATCCAGCACCGGGGCATACGTGCAGCGGCAGCCCTGGGGATGAGAACAGCCCTCCACCGGCAGTTCCGGTACGTCATCAAACTCATACGCGCCCTGGGCCTGCCTGCACACCGGGCAACAGTCATGGTTAGCCAGAATGCGTATCTTTGTCGCCAATCCTCCCTTGATTTTCTTCAATGCTTCTTGATGTTCGGCGGGTGTTGCCACGTCGGATCTCCTTTGAGAAAAGTTATCAGGTAGAACGGACGAATGACGAATAAGTCCTTCGCCATTTGTCGTCTTTCATCCTTTATTTTTGGGGCACGGTAACGGCTAAGCCAGATTGGACCAATTTTCTAGCGCGTTAGTAGTTACGGGACACGAGCGTCATAGTGGGCGAATTCTACGAGTAAGTCGGGGAGATGGCAAGGCATCGCGGCCTGGTCGCGCAGCGCAACAAAAAAGAGCCGCTGCCGCGACTCTTTGGCTGGTCTGATGGAAGTGGGCCATGAGGGACTCGAACCCCCGACCAAGTGATTAAAAGTCACCTGCTCTGCCAACTGAGCTAATGGCCCAAAACCGATGTTGTAAAGCGAATTATGCCACAGGTGAAATATGCCGGCAACATCCAAACCGTTCCTGCAAACTGACGAGGCAAGTCCGTACTTTATTTCATCGTCAGTCCTTAACGGTTTGTACCACGTCTTCCAGAGGGATGTCCTGGCGGCTGGACTCGCCGCGTCGTTTTAGCTCCACGGTTCCCTGGGACAGACCGCGCCCGCCCACAGCCAGGCGGTAGGGGATGCCTATGAGGTCGGCGTCTTTGAATTTAATGCCGGCACTCACCTCCCGATCATCATACAAAACCGCCACGCCCGCCGCCTGCAACCGCGCATAAAGCCCCTCCGCCGCCAGCCGCACATCCTCTCCCTTCCCCAGATGCAGCAAATGCACCCGGTACGGGGCCACGCTCTCCGGCCAGATCAACCCATCCGCGTCGTGATGCAACTCCGCAATCACCGCCATCAGCCGATCCAGCCCGATCCCATACGACCCCATATAAATCAATTGCGGCTGGTTCTCCTCGTCCAGGTAAACGGCATTGACGGGGGCGCTGTACCGCGTTCCCAACTTAAAGCAGTGGCCTAACTCAATGCCGCGCCGCGCCACAAAACGCCCGCCGCACCGCGGGCACTGGTGGCCCGTATCCGCCTGGGCAATGTCCGCCATCTGGCTAATGGCGTGGTCGCGGGGATAGTTGGCTCCCGTGAAGTGGTAGCCTGCGTCGTTCGCGCCGACCACGAAGTTTCCCCCGGCTTCAATGGAAGGGTCGGCAATCACGAATACACCCGGCGCATCCAAATCCGTGGCAATCGGCAGCCCCACCGCCGACGCATATCCCGGAACCGCCCCCGCCGCCCGGATTTCCTCGTCCGTGGCCGCGCGCAGCACGCGACCATCCAGGGCATTGCTCAACTTCACCTCGTTCACGTCCAGGTCGCCGCGCACAAGGGCAAAAACGAACCGCCCCGCCGTTTCCGGCTGGCCCAACGGCGTCGCCCAATAAAAGACCGCCTTCACGGTCTGGCTGGTGGGCACGCCAATGAAGGCAGCGACTTCGGCGATGGTGGTGCAGTTGGGCGTGGCGACTTTTGTCAGCGGCTCCGGCGTGGCGGGCGGACGACCCTCACGCACAAAAACGGCGGCTTCTACGTTGGCGGCGTAGTCGCACGCTTCGCAGGCGATGAACAGGTCTTCTCCCTGCGGGTGGGGCACGGTGAACTCCTGCGACGATTTGCCGCCCATGGCGCCCACGTCGGCGTTGATCATCACTGCCGGAACGCCGCAGCGGTCGAAGATGCGTTTGTAGGCGGCCAGGATTTGGGGATAGAAGGCGTCCAGGGAGGCTTCGTTGGCGTCCAGCGTGTAGGCGTCCTTCATCACGAATTCGCGCAGGCGGATGAGGCCGCCGCGCGCGCGGGGTTCGTCGCGGAACTTCTTGGAGATGTGGTAGATGAAGCGGGGCAGATCGCGGTAGCTCTCTACGTCGCGCAGGGTGAGGTCGTTGACGACTTCTTCGTGCGTGGGGGAGAGGGCGTATTCCCGCCCCCCGCTCCCTTCCAACTTCATGAGGACGTCTACGGTGTTCCAGCGACCGGTGGCTTGCCAGATGGTCGCGGGGTGTAGATTAGGCATCCACATTTCTTGTCCGCCGATGGCGTCCATCTCTTCGGACATGATGCGCCACAGGTTACGCAGGACGCGGTAGCCGAGGGGCATGTAGGTGTAAATGCCGGCACTCAATGGCCTTACAAAACTCCCCCGAATCAACAGCTGATGGCTGATCATCTCCGCGTCAGCCGGGGCCTCCCGTAATGTCTTACCAAACGCGCGCGACAGCCGCATAACGTTCTCCTGGCATCGTCGTAAAAACCGGTTTCTTCAGGCTTTCAATAGGCCCGGCTAAAAATAGCGACCCGGTCCGCCGGCTTACCCGTGTAGAAACAGACGCCGCCCCCGCCCGGCTGCTCCAACGGAAAGCAGCGAATCGTCGCCTTCGTCTCTTCCTTCACCCGCAACTCATCCTCGTTGCCGCCGGCCCACCAGACCCGCGCAAAACCCGTCTGGATCGCCTCTTTGAAGCCCGCATAATCGCTCACGTCATGCGTGTTCGCGTCGCGGAAGCGGGTGGCTTTATCCAGCATCCCCACATGAATCTCCGTCAGCAGCTCCTTGACCCGCGCCGCCAGACCATCCTGGCTCACAAAAACCTTCCCCTCGCGCCCCGGCACATCGCGGCGGGCCAACGCCACCGCATTCTTCGCCACGTCACGCGGCCCGATTTCAATGCGCGTGGGCACGCCGCGCAACTCCCAATCGTTGAATTTGAAGCCCGGCGTGAGGTTGTCGCGGTCGTCCACCTTGACGCGAATACCTTCTGCCACCAACGCCCGCGCAATCTGCTCCACCGCCTCCATCACCGTGGCGCGTTCCTCGTCCCGTCGGTAAATGGGCACAATCACCGTCTGGTAAGGCGCCAGGCGCGGCGGCAGCACCAGCCCCGCATCGTCCCCGTGCGTCATCACCACCGCGCCCACGAAGCGCGTACTCAATCCCCAGGACGTGGTCCAGCAATGTTGCAGCTCGTTGTTCGCGTCCAGATATTGAATGTCAAAGGCGCGGGCGAAATTCTGCCCCAGGTTGTGCGACGTGCCCGATTGCAGCGCCTTGCCATCCCCCATCATCGCCTCAATCGTGTACGTGCGGTCCGCGCCCGCGAAACGCTCCAACGCCGACTTCTCGCCGCGAATGACGGGGATGGCCGCCTCGTTGATGGCGAAATCCGCGTACACTTCCAGCATTTGCCGCGTGCGTTCTTCCGCTTCGGCGGCGGTGGCGTGGGCCGTGTGCCCTTCCTGCCAGTAAAACTCCAGC
Coding sequences within:
- a CDS encoding S9 family peptidase encodes the protein MNIENNPDYPMVRDLYAIPRLFGVSGRRERADFLYRNNETGVPLLYHWHAGESRLLTPGNESVYGEAVLHPTQPWVIFAQDEGGSEKYNIFRLDYESGERQQITPAPIGRVGWLAWLTDDSWLVAGGDDEEQYVRILQTNGDMRTLFTSSRWLLSIDYDPDLGLAALSVGRGADKTNFDVGILDVAAGQLTRWHSESDASREAQVTIRAGQLAYTTTVNKDQEQIIIRDLAHGAELQRIPVPGNVEDMHWLDAETIVAIVGHHARLQPRQLSWRDGVWSEPLGTTSAWAVTVTQDGPVWAGSRLDQPNTISRYRRGSAEDVITVTQAGSYVPVENHWFTSFDGRQVQGWLLRNAQADAPLVVYCHGGPTSVTSDMWRAQIQALALAGFHVFAPNFRGSTSFGTTFEELNIGDLGGGDMQDVLFGARYAAQALGSGEKPAITGGSYGGFLTLFALTTQPDEWAGGVGIVPVADWVDDYYLLDAGFRFYDEFFFGGSPTEKPDLYRERSPITYLAQLKAPLLILHGENDSRCAIEPVIRFAEEAKTRGLPVEMVITRDEGHGSVVNINAIRDTVMTLTHMRRLFAPDADNSHSSTSTT
- a CDS encoding HIT domain-containing protein; translated protein: MLTLARAAIARRFIGWIFAHMSNLLPLKRLRETETLLAFHHPQPNYPLHILLVPKRTIPNLAALTPADADFTADLFAVVQSLIAQFDLQQHGYRLIVNGGPNQHIPQLHFHLISDLPTRLE
- a CDS encoding right-handed parallel beta-helix repeat-containing protein; translated protein: MSTLLKWISRILLLLVGIVVLLMLIAAFTPIPADPVVAPADYGAGASSVEPSYSGLQRAWPPENTPADNATTPEKVALGRLLFFDPILSVNDDIACATCHHPDLAFSDGQARPTGASGKMMPRNAPGLWNVVYQKSLFWDGRAASLEDQVQTAVTHVDEMGSDPVDMEAQLQAIPEYVTMFNAAFGGGEAAVTLAHATQAIAAFERTLVSNNSPFDQYAAGNFDSLTQQQRRGLNLFRSAATRCFECHSAPTFTNDTFRVIGVPSDDPGRTGVAADAPAGAFKVPSLRNVALTAPYMHDGSLASLEEVVDFYADGGGRAHGMSNVDQFILGFDLTDQEKADLIAFLYALTDEQTRPEIPAAVPSGLPVVQPVDNPARAEVAAANAVNAAGERLQPARAPMTIRVETGEPIQAAVDRARPGDTVLVPYGVYHERVVVDLSDFTLLGEANAAGDWPVLDGLGEMADGVIASGNNFEMANFVVRHYKSNGVLVEGATGVHLHHLYVEDTGTYGIYPTRSTNVLVEDSTAVGMHDAGIYAGKCAQVVVRNNVAYGNVLGIEVENTDTAEIYGNHTYDNATGIFVDLLPNLPSKVSLNTKVYDNLVENNNHVNFAPPEITAALVPEGAGIVLLGTNQAEIFENTVQGNNSAGIAVFNLTIAFDPATVDVGPIPEDNWIHDNILENNGAKPDKMVADLGIPGADILWDVSGKGNTFDQPGASKFPPLMPTSKWPTPLYRIYWHTLNLALKLLG
- a CDS encoding cytochrome c; the encoded protein is MSPAPRHASLMRGWFCLLTLFLAACGGAAAQPTPTPTRDPIVVHGETVFNLHCATCHATAPDTIIVGPSLAGVAERAGTRDANLTAKQYIEISILRPDAYLVAGFPNAMPADLGKKLTSEELDAVVTFLLTLK
- a CDS encoding proline--tRNA ligase; translated protein: MRLSRAFGKTLREAPADAEMISHQLLIRGSFVRPLSAGIYTYMPLGYRVLRNLWRIMSEEMDAIGGQEMWMPNLHPATIWQATGRWNTVDVLMKLEGSGGREYALSPTHEEVVNDLTLRDVESYRDLPRFIYHISKKFRDEPRARGGLIRLREFVMKDAYTLDANEASLDAFYPQILAAYKRIFDRCGVPAVMINADVGAMGGKSSQEFTVPHPQGEDLFIACEACDYAANVEAAVFVREGRPPATPEPLTKVATPNCTTIAEVAAFIGVPTSQTVKAVFYWATPLGQPETAGRFVFALVRGDLDVNEVKLSNALDGRVLRAATDEEIRAAGAVPGYASAVGLPIATDLDAPGVFVIADPSIEAGGNFVVGANDAGYHFTGANYPRDHAISQMADIAQADTGHQCPRCGGRFVARRGIELGHCFKLGTRYSAPVNAVYLDEENQPQLIYMGSYGIGLDRLMAVIAELHHDADGLIWPESVAPYRVHLLHLGKGEDVRLAAEGLYARLQAAGVAVLYDDREVSAGIKFKDADLIGIPYRLAVGGRGLSQGTVELKRRGESSRQDIPLEDVVQTVKD
- a CDS encoding proline--tRNA ligase, whose protein sequence is MADKDKLVSRSEDFNEWYNSLVLKADMADYGPVRGTMIVKPYGWALWENMQQALDRRFKATGVQNAGFPLFIPMSFLEKESKHVEGFAPELAVVTHGGGQELGEPLVVRPTSETIIGHAYANWIQSYRDLPVLINLWNSVVRWELRTKLFLRTLEFYWQEGHTAHATAAEAEERTRQMLEVYADFAINEAAIPVIRGEKSALERFAGADRTYTIEAMMGDGKALQSGTSHNLGQNFARAFDIQYLDANNELQHCWTTSWGLSTRFVGAVVMTHGDDAGLVLPPRLAPYQTVIVPIYRRDEERATVMEAVEQIARALVAEGIRVKVDDRDNLTPGFKFNDWELRGVPTRIEIGPRDVAKNAVALARRDVPGREGKVFVSQDGLAARVKELLTEIHVGMLDKATRFRDANTHDVSDYAGFKEAIQTGFARVWWAGGNEDELRVKEETKATIRCFPLEQPGGGGVCFYTGKPADRVAIFSRAY